The Mytilus trossulus isolate FHL-02 chromosome 3, PNRI_Mtr1.1.1.hap1, whole genome shotgun sequence genome contains a region encoding:
- the LOC134711464 gene encoding uncharacterized protein LOC134711464 isoform X2 yields MNDQIEEEKDSFLERGKYTGISSSTENERKLCIQESDHEEEHASSLKNNTIHCQFEEINPEISGSEIEQPEVKTVRWLQGNIETRYIKNQGFQHVVKCDSLNKAASTLKLRNSDQLLDINDEDVTLMSHNEVSELVDKIPSNGNTTLIYWRRSSKSVTDVKFSLYEVKETFVVHLHHHSMSPDSTKIFKRTVVWNKHGMLKFMQPLGKQSNRIVFKELVSKIPNKKPCDFFNSRSFS; encoded by the exons GTAAATACACTGGCATATCTAGTTCGacagaaaatgaaagaaaactcTGTATACAGGAGTCTGATCACGAGGAAGAACATGCTTCGAGTTTAAAGAACAACACAATTCACTGTCAATTCGAG GAGATCAACCCAGAAATTTCAGGATCAGAAATAGAACAACCAGAAGTAAAGACGGTTCGATGGCTGCAGGGAAACATAGAAACACGATACATTAAAAATCAAGGTTTCCAACACGTTGTCAAATGTGATTCATTAAACAAAGCTGCCTCAACACTGAAACTTAg AAATTCTGACCAACTTCTTGATATAAACGACGAAGATGTTACATTGATGTCTCATAATGAAGTATCGGAACTCGTAGACAAAATACCTTCAAATGGAAATACAACGCTG atcTACTGGAGACGCTCATCGAAGTCTGTTACAGATGTGAAGTTTTCTTTATATGAAGTTAAAG aaACTTTTGTGGTACATTTACATCATCATTCTATGAGCCCGGATTCGACTAAAATTTTTAAGCGCACGGTTGTTTGGAATAAACACGGAATGCTGAAATTTATGCAGCCCTTGGGAAAACAGAGTAACAGAATTGTTTTTAAAGAACTCGTATCcaagataccaaataaaaagccgtgtgatttttttaacagtag